The DNA segment TCTATGCGATTTAGGAAAAATCAGCAAAGCAAATCGAATGCAGATGAGAGGATCACAACCTGGGATGGATATGAAGTAAGGCTCCTTCAACTTGTTTCTGAAGCTCTAAATTTCACCTTCAAAATAGAGGAGCCAGCTGACTCAGGGTAGGGAATCTATAGACTCTTTTAAAACTGAATATTCTCATTTTTGGTGCTTCCATACTTCCAagcattcataattattttaagcATGGCAATAGTTAAGACTAGAGTCTTGAGTTTTACATGTGCTTATTCGAACTCCcttcttcaaaaaaaaaactcatcaaccatttcaagtgaattttttCTAATAACTTTACACAAGCCTGATTCAGCTTAACGTGTTGAGCAATCAATCATAATTTTCGTCTTGTTTAGACCTACAtataattaaaatggaaaataaattgatttgtgtACATATTAAAAACCAGAGAAATTCTCAAATTGATTATAGATTGTTATTATAATCAGGTATACctaattgaaatagttatttgtgcaactagtgcgcaaagtgacagtttgctgcaccgaaagaaacgttttcgagccgtaggcgagggcggaatgttttcttgagtgcagcagaggaactttgcgcacgtatttcatattacatttttcctacagttaccattgaatatgaaaagtgggtaattatgggtaaaattccctgaaatccatcaaatgtttttctgtgtaattttattattaataaagaccttaatttatttaaaattgaataataatgtagtaaatgaatgaaggcggcactcatgtggtggctgtcccTGTCATCGTTGTCCACTGccatattataacgtgcaccacagtcagtgttactttactttacttttcttgttcgtcacaattactgaactgcattaagggagaaacgatcccgcagtatatgacacgtcaaagtttaatctaatatctaccatccctcctatttcaacacaacagatcccacataacaATGTGGGCCCTTATAATATCAATCAAACACTATTCAACAAGGAATtctgctaacctgtacggacacaatacaataaggaattccctgagtgtttttttgaacttcttcaagccatcaatttctcttatgtgagacgggattgaattaaatattttcattcccatataaaacgggccactctccagcaggcttagtctgtgatgtgggtaaacaaaacctctaaatcgtgtattatggggatgactcacctcgttctcctcatacattcgtctatttttaaaaacgaagattgctaaatctaatatataaatagcaggagccgtcagtaatctcttttctttaaaataaggtctgcaagagcgcattgtattaatcttataaattatcctaatggctttcttctgcagtatgaatattccattattctctATACTTTTTCCCCAAAAAATAACTCCATATCTCATAACTGACAGAAAATAAACATGATATACAAAAAGAACAGTTTTTCCACTCCCTACTCTAGCCATTACTCTTAATGCAAACAAGgctctattcaatttaccagtGACATGAGAAATATGTAGCTTCCACTTCGAATCACTCTCCACCATCAGACCCAAGAATGTCGTGGAATCAGAAGTTTCAACTCTACTTTGAGTATTCAAGTTTATTCCAAAACTTTTATAGTCTCTACTGAAGGGAATTACTTTAGTTTTTTTGCAGTTCAAACTAAGACTATTCTGAACAAACCACGAATCTAATTCAGCAAGACACCTCTCAGCCTCTCTTATCAAACATTCACTGTTCCTACTGGTGATTAAAGCTGTAGTGTCGTCCGCAAAAAGAGAGAGTTTGAAATTGACGTGACTCTCGATGTCATTAACATAGACCAGGTATAAGAGGGGACCCAATATTGAACCCTGCGGTACTCCCTGAGACATAGGTAACCAAGAAGAGCTGCATGTTTCATTACCAACAGATATTGGCACTCTATGGAACCTCCCCGATAAATATGACTGGAACCATGAGTATTCTTTCCCATTTACaccataatatttcaatttgtgcaATAGAAGATCATGTTGAACGTTATCAAAAGCTCCCGACAAGTCACAGAAAATACCCAGAGCCTGTTCAGAGTCATCCCTAGCCTTAAGTGTCCCCTGGTTAATTCCGAAAACAGCATCTTCAATGGATCTGCCCTTTCTAAATCCAAACTGTGACTTGCAAAAAAGAgaggatttttcaaaaaaattattgagctGAGTATGAGAAGCCCGTTCAAAAACTTTCGAGAAAGATGAGAGCAGAGCTACTGGTCTAAAATTAGCAACATCATTCTTATCCCCCTTCTTGTACAAAGGTTTCAAAACAGCGTATTTCAACAAGTCAGGAAAATGTCCAGTATCAAAAGAGAGATTAATCAAGTATGTTAGAGGCTTAAGTATGAGATTATATGActttttaatgataaatataGGAATGCCATCCCACCCCGCTGAACTCTTATTTTTTAAGCCTGTCATTATCCTGAGAACCTGCCCTTCCGATAATGGTTGAAATCTGAACTGTCTAAAACCCCTATTATTCTCTATTCTATGTTGTCTGAATGCTTGTAGGTACTCCTTAATGTCCTCTAAGTTGCACCTATGTGCTTTGGATTTTCTGTTGAAGTGCTCATTGAAACATTCTGCAACCTGTACAGGCTCGTCAACCAAAACTCCATCCGCAAACAAGTTTGGGCATTCgtttttgaaagatgaatttCCCATAGTATTCCTTATTACCTGCCAAGTAGCCTTTGTAACATTATCCGAATGCTTAATCACACTATCAAGATATTTTTTCTTGGCCAAAGTAATTGTTTTTTTCAGTACCTTACTATACTTTTtaacatataaataaaagctaggATCCCACCTTGCATCATTCTTCAAAGACATTAACAACTCTCTTTTTGTTTTAAGTGAGATCCTCAAACCTGGAGTCAaccattttttcattgaacTATTCTTTCTAATCTTCATGGTTTTGATTGGAAATGCCTCCATGAAGCATCGATTGAATCTAGagaaaaacttcttgaaacacAAATCACAGCTAGAGGATGAAAAACAATCTTCCCAAGTTTCCACTTTCAATAAATCTAAAAAGCGTTCAACATTTTTGCTTGAGAAAATTCTCTTACTTATATACTTCTCATCCTCACATTGTTTTCGACCAATAAGCTTGACAAATATCGCATGATGATCAGACAAACCCAAGTCAATCACCCCACCCACAACGCTCTCAGATACAACATTGGTTATTATGCTGTCAATACAAGTTGATGTAGTATAAAACGGCCCTGATTGAATTCTTGTTGGACTATTGATCAAAAGAGTAAACCCATGAGAAGAGAACACATTAATGAACTGTTTGCACTGGATCGAGTAATGATCCAAGACATTGATATTAAAATCACCACATAGAAAAATATTCTTCCGTATGACATCCGAACTCAATCTGCAAAGAAGTGTATCCAGTCGCGAAAAGAAGTCATCCAAAGAACTATCCGGTGTTCTATAGAGAGATACTACAACAGAACATTCTCTTTTACCACCACACAATCCCTCGGACTCAACTGCAGTAACTTCGAACACCTTCTCTGAAGAAAAACCATTAATATCCTCTCTGACCGTGACAGAAATATCATCCCTAACTAAGATTGCAACTCCCCCTCTTGCCTTACTTTCTCTACAAAATGCTGATCTCACTGAATACCCCTCAAGAGAGCTCAAAACCCCACAATTATCCCTTCTCAGCCAGTGCTCGCTCAAACAAATCATAGCTGGTTGCCAATTTTCAGTCACTAAAGCAGCTTCCAGAGACTCAACCTTACCCATAAACCCCTGAATGTGGGAGACTCATAATGGTACCaacataattttgattttcctgcactggtgctccatataacctactaactattttgcgttgtcatgctgcaaatctggagtacgcaaagtattactttgcgcactagagcggaaaagtgattctttgtggcctgcaatcagtgcagaaatggtcacttttcagggtatctgtaggaaaaaattattccagTGCTGTCTGGGTTCACCAAGTCAGAACGGTGAAGCATTATTATTGCACCTGAAGGAAGCCTTATTTATCAGCTATTTCCTGTACAGTATTCCTGATTGCTGTCTCGAACATTAAGAACTTTTTAGCTATAACATTTTCATAATAGTAAGCATGTCTAAGCAGCACAATTTATTTCCTTGCTAAATCAACCTAAATTCAATTCCCAGCTTTTCATCATGAACATCCATTTTTTCAGGAATGCTTCTGATAGAAGAGTGATCAAAGAAGTAAGAAACCTTAGAGCAGACATTGCAATCGCAGGGATTCCAGCCACTGCTGACAGAATGAACGAGTTTTCTTTTTCAACAGTACATTCCTATGACTGCGCTAACTTCATCACGTTAACATCAACAGCTTTACCAAAGTAATTTTAAAACTTCTtcttttttactatttatttattcattcacaatgaGGTCTATGGGTTTCCCCAAATAAGTCTCCTTTACAATACAAAATGTACGTACAAATACTATTGCCGTGTTTACATGCATAAAGTCAGGATTGATGAGATGATAGCTGTTATGGTATTGGATAAAGATGGTTATTGTACCTTGATGAAAGaatcatattattgaaattataatgaattagagaaattagttttaattttttcaattccatCCTTTCAAACATAATGCAGTGGAAAATATTCAGGCCACTTTTAGgtacaatttttaaataccATATAGTAGGCTATTACAGAAGTACCGTATCATATTATATAGTAGCCTACCTATATAGTATTTATTAAGAATGAATGACATGATTGGATTTTGAGAAGCTGTCTTGAATAACTAAAGAATGGAGAcagattatttttttgaaatctataggagaaacaaaataatttcaataaaaaattattttcttgaaacAAATTTACAGATATAGAGCGATATTGGGACCGTTTCGGCTGGAAGTGTGGATTTGTTTGATATTGATATACTTATTTGCCATCATTCCAATATCGTTCTCAGCAAGACACACGCTCAAACATCTACTGGAAGATCCGTGGGAGATTGAAAACATGTTTTGGTATGTCTTCGGCACGTTCACCAACTGCTTCACTTTCATTGGAAGAGGATCGTGGACGAGTGGAAAACATAATGCAACACGCTTATTCGTAGGTGATTAacttacatattattttattattcttcctaGATAGTTcatctgaatttcaaaataatgtagTTTTATGTTCCGTGAATAACTGTGAGTAATGAAGGTTTTTATGTTACCGTGGAGAACTGCTGAAACAGACGAATTTCAAGGTTCTTGAAAGATTTTGTACAAAGCTTATCATTATCTTTGTAGGAGGGTTGACTGATAAGTAACTCACACATTATTGTGTAAGACAAACTAAATAATCGGAGGAGCGAGCATTTTGACAAATCTTATGTTCTTCAAGCAGGCTACTTATTTCCTATATCAAATCCTTAAGTACGGTAAGGTACTTGATTTTTTAACAGTTACTTGAATTTAGTCTGTATTCAGCAGTGGAAATATGAAGGCCTACAGTAGTGAGTAGTCACATTCTGGTAATATGTCAACGAGAATTTGAGCAAAGCGTTAATAGTTAATTCCAAAATGCTGAAAAGCAGACTTTAGTGAAATCTATTGTCGGTCAAATGCATTTTATTGTGGTAGTACTGTTGATAAACTTTTGCATGACAGAGTGACAAATTAATATGCTTCATTCATAGTGAAAgagtaaattaatattttaatgtgGGAGTGTATATTCATTTAGAGAATAAACTTTATAGAATacattatgaatgaatgaatgaataattatttgccaaaaaacagctttacaaaaaatgaataagtatATGCTTCTGCATTTAAActaaaatacatacataaaaattaaggaaattataatttatttaattataaattaataataacgaAATTATATCCTTtttcatgatattataaataataattattaaatgaagatttaatttatGCTCACATGCATGAGGTGAGGtgagtaggtgaggcaaaaacaccggcaaaaggagggttccttgtgcgccagtgtgagtcgtaaaatCAGCTTACAGTAATCAGAGTAATataataaacttgaatttagcgtACGGTATGTAGTATATTTATATTAACCATTCCTACATTTAATAGATGAATACTCGTTGTTTTCAGGTACTTATTGGGTATTTACAATTATAATCACAGCAGCATACACAGGCTGTATCATTGCCTTCATAACATTGCCGGCATATCCTCCTGTTCTCGACACTGCTCAACAACTTCTTAAGGCCAATTATCGTATTGGAATTCTAAGTAAGTAGCTCGTAAAACAACATCTATTCATGTTTAAGATGTATTCATTGTTCGACGATAATTTAATGAAAGATAATTTTCCAGATTGATAACAACTGAGTAAGGGACTTCATAAGAAGGATTCAATAAGATTGATTGTACATGGAAGTTATTCTAAGTGCGCAGCTTGAAAAACAACATCTATTAATTTTTAAGATGTATTCATTGTTCGATTATACTAttatgaaaatgatattttccaatgattggTAACAAATAGTAGGCTAAGtaacttaattttgattctaGACGGAAGTGGATGGCAAGCAGCATTTGAAAATTCCAGTGATAAAGTGACAGACAGGCTTTTAAAGAAGGCTGATTTTGTTCCAAATCTTGCACTTGGATTGAAAAACGTCTCCAAAGCCGTCTATTGGAAGCCATATGCATTTCTTGGATCGAAAGAAGAAATGAAGTTCATGATCAACACCAATTATACTCCCAGGTAACTTGACTTTTTATTTCCACAAACTGAGAAAACTATTTATTCTCCGTCATCATTCTTAATAGGAAGCTATTATCAAATTGCAACACTAAAATGACGACTTGTAGACTGATATAGTTGTGAATGACACAATATTCCGATagctgttttatttattattgtctattgCATTTGTTGTAACTGTGTAactaatcaaaaataataataatttattcgaccaatcaacatacattgtacaaaatatttcagaaaaaaacactCTTAGCTGGTGTAGCAAACACCTTTACATTCACAATACACTGTATATCAAAGTCTAAATGAAACACCCAAGGTAATCTTGTATGGGGCCCTTCTTCATATTTTAAttcacaatagaaaaaaatgaaatgaaaacttattttaaattagaacttattaattttatgtttCTTCAATGTGAATTGTGACATGGCTATATAACTTCTATGTTCAAATGgcccaataaaaacttgaaacatggCAGTTTATAATAGATCAAGACATTCAAGCTATGAAGCTATTCACCAATAAAATGTTGTAGGCATTTCCGCACCTATATACTACATTCCACATTATTAAATGTCTCATGTCCGAGTGTATAGCAATGAATTAGAAATTAACTGCTTActctaattaaataaaaaataaacttgaattttgaatgtgaaGCTCCTTAAATGTGTAGATGGACCAGAGAACATCACCCTCACACTTTTTTGtatgaaattttcagttctagACACAAGAAATCACTGTTTCATCTGAGTAAGGAGTGCTTTGTTCCTCTAATGGTATCCGCTGTATTTTCGAAAGATGCCATCTACAAACACCCACTGGATGTAACTATTATGAGGGTGATTCAGAGCGGATTATTCATGAAATTGTCAAGGGATGTAGAATGGGATCAGTACCGCGCGAGTACAGGAAAACTAATGCAAGTAGGTTCAGtaatttgatttcaaaattatttctctacTTGAAAAGTTGAATCTGTTTCTTTCAATGACTTTTCTAATCAAACtaaacaattttttcaagatATTGGTATTGTTGAGTTACTGAAATtactattaaataattttttagcCAACTGTGCAACCGataaattgcaaaaaattatcACAAATAATGTGTATCAAATCACATAAAACTGTAGGACCaatcatctctcattatcatccgcctcattacccacgcataAGCCTaggctcatgtgggcatcaccctcagcaaaaaaaaatctttacTTATAACTTTCtgtgtattattatttagcgtatggcagatacacaacaaatagcCTATacagctcatgagtctcaaatgcctagatatacaccAATATATATACACACctatatatttccaaattctttgagatgttgtgtagttttcggtcaggagaacataagtttatGTGAtcgccattatttgctagtccatttagcttTACCCAATGTGCaacatggaggcgaactagcgttgCACATATTTAAGTTGAAAATCTGGTcgctggaacaattttgaggtaaAAGAAggttaaaactcaattttaaattttcacagaaaaaaaaacatttttaaatcaTCTTCACCATTACAAATGGCAAAAATAActtcaaattgtaatttatcacatAAAAACAAACCAAATATAGGATTTCTGTTTGAAATTCGCACCCAAAAAACGTTTAGCCACATTGCTAAGCCGGTTACTTTCTGTGTAGTTGTGAAGGTATTCAGTGATAGTATTCAATTTTCTAATAACGTTTGGATTTAATAAGTATCTTGTACATAATAACTAGCTTAATGCGTGTGAATGGCGCAGGTGTCATCAAGCAATTTGAAGTTGGGCGCGCCCGAAGACAGACAGCTGACACTAGACGACACACAAGGAATGTTCCTGTTGCTGGGTGCCGGCGTCCTGCTGGCTTTCGTCTCGTTCTTCACCGAGTGCGCAGTAGCTGTGCGCAGACGATGCAAGGCCTGGCTGCACCAGCGGGCCTTGGATGATGTCAGCACCAGTCGCAATGTGTCCGTGGTGCTCGACGCACAAACTGAGAGCATATCCGACTATCTGGGCATTTTGCATTCGGAGAATCGCTCCTCGCAGATCGATGACAGTGCGCCACTTAGCAAGCATCCTATTTCGCTCTCGCTCATGTCACTCGAAGAAAGCATCTCTCCGCATGGAAGTGCCCGAAGATTTTCATTATGAAGTGGTTTCTTACAATATGTACCTACTTGGCAGTTTACTATTATTATAGCATGTCCAGATCATTGGACCAAACACAAtgagccatatgaataaagttgagcatttgctcatacttctaaaatatggagcatttgcttcattttctatgaataaacgtgagcaaaacattttgctcatgctcatcaaaaaaatagtttgagcatttgctcaaaagtaaaagcttttgctcaaaattgtatgaataaactagagcatttgctcaacttttgaagcaaatgcttcaaaaaaggtgagtctagtctagagcagcttatcaccttttgctcatagtaaaatggttcaactaattcgtatgaggaagaggaaactatatcagatacgatcacaactaatagttgagaactataaaactcttttcagattcaaccatgatatatatcaccattatccctacaaaagatagctgtacctgttataaagatagccatcacaaaataggaaataggcatttaagaagatgagagtgtagacgattataagaaggctattgatattataagaatatgctgaagattattatagagatgacattttttcacgctatttcaaaattctaaactcaactaacctaaaactctatccataaatttaatagaaaacagagcagacgacgcaaacacaagcggtgccccctacttgcatatttagagcttccgtgagctataaaaacaaagtaaggctacaaaagcaaatcagctgataaaaaatctttaaaatacgtgagcatttgctccagagttcaggagtataaggtaaagcttattcatataaaaatgagcaaatgcttttgcttctaccttttgctcatgagcaaaaccttatgctccatgcttttgctcatgagcatttgctctggttttattcatatgggccaataagTCACATACCTTGACATATTAGTACTTCTATTTATAGAATTGGGACCAGTCTATATGAAGCGTTTTAAGACAGCGTTTTTAGAGTCGACATGACAGGAATCtcttcgattggctgattgggttgtcGCCTGAAAAAACCTGAAAAACGCTTAATGTGGACTGGCCCTTGctagtattattttattttcattggtGGCACTTTCTTTTGAGGGTATCAGTAATTATATTTAAACTATCAAGTGGccttataaaaataaatgataaagtaCTAGATTATTGTATTTAGATTATTGTATCTCTACTTAGATTATTGTCtgttaaataaatattgtttattggTTTGAAAGGGACAGATTCAatgatccaaaggttcaaagaacctcacacgtcaaccgaagcttattgtgttcccaagtagtatgttagttgggtaaaccaatacctatgtcctttacaagaaccaggagttttccctatactaacattccattcatcacctggctgcaatccttgtcgcaaaccagtgtgatatgcttggtagtctcttcagactggttagtcctcgtgacctacgtgagttccactcctggccttctttgtaggtccttccactGAGGAAGGGCCAAGTCGCCTCTAGGGcacccggccacccttgactcagcctcttgacccacatttgtgcctagaGTTTCActcatctctggtctcttgggtttttctttttgggCCAAaggcctcacctctcccaagaagttttgcctaaatggccgcccttctttgagcagtggtgaggttggtctctccacccacaactcgtgacctacgtgagttccactcctggcctttttgtatgTCCTTCCACTGTGAGAgaggacgccaaactgcctctagggcgcccggccacccgcGACTCAGCCTCTTGGTCCACATTTGTTCCttgagtttcacccatctctggtctcttgggtttttctttttgtccctccaaaactctgcagggtcaaaagcctcacctctcccaagaagttttgcctgaatggccgcccttctttgagcagttgagttttggcctctccacccacaaaatCGTGACCTACGTGAATTCCACTACTGTATATACACTACACGTGAGTTCTACTCCTGGCCTTTTTTTaagtccttccgctgagagacgagacgccaaactgcctctagggcgcccggcgcccggccaccctcgactcagcctcttgagtcacatttgtgcctggagtttcacccatctctggctCTTggatttttctttttgcccctccgaaactgccctgctggggcagatcccgtggatttggaggcaaggcaacttctggagttgccttgaggtccacttttggtcgcctcctacgacaagcatggatgctgtgggtgaattctggttttcaacacattcttgagtacgatgatcgactcaaagctcccccaatcCATAGGGGGCTAAATAAATAGGATTTTCCAATTCATATTTACTAACAAGAAGCTGCATTCAATTTTGTAGATctatctattatttttgaacGAATAATCAGtgtattctgttttcaacccccctccccccaaaACCTAAGCACAGGGATAAACTGGTGCGAATCTGGATTTATCATGATAGAAAATGTCCGAATTGAATGATCATCTGAATCCTCAGATACAACTATCACcctatttattgaagttttgatAGGTCGTAAGGTCAATGAGTATCTTGGATACGTTTTTAATCGCAAGTAACATCAAAACTAGTTGTTGATGagcttacaataattaataaatctaCTTGATTTATTTTGCTGGAATAGTAATTTTACTGTACTATTTGAGcttagaaaaaacaaaattctctccacaagaataaaaatttccAACACGCCTAATTTTCCAGTAGAGAAGAAGTGCAAGTAATTTATTCATGATTTAGTTGATATTAATTCTGTTAGTAATTTATCTAGTTTAGTTATATGGTTGTCCGATTAAATGTAATGAACCTTGCGcaaatataatttatacaataaaaatataaattggtggaataaaattataatttatttcaataaataaaactcAATTTCTATATAAATATTACCTAAAACTATTAATTCAATTGCAACAGTAAAATGCCAGTTGCACTAATGTCGATCAGAGTTCAATCGTCAACCCAGTAAAAGCATAAAGCTGGATTCACATACATCAGTATCAGTGTCCGTATctggtacagtgaaaatattgatCTCATGATTTCTAATGGGATTATGTCTATTCAACCTGACCGAACAGCTATTAATAGTCTTATTAGAATTCATGGGAAGAATGTTTCCACTGAACCGGAAACGGACTCAGATAAATGGGAATCTAGCTCAATTGTTACTTGGACCACTTCCATTATCATTTTTGTAGATCTCAATCTGATCAACGTTTGTGCAAcctacactataaatatttgaataaatctcaatCACAGtatattcacaatattttctcAAAACCATCAAATACACTTTTTAAACAGTAGATTATGCCTGTAAAACTAGCAATCTTTCTACTTCCATTGATAAAGCTCTTAGCTGAAGCGGATATACTATTTTTAAATTCCAATCCAggtttggaattgaaattgtcTCACTGATTTTCCAAATAGCTAGTGCACTTCAACAAAATTGTCATGATGGATAAatcagaaattatttttcaatgttgccGCATAAATACTGGTAAAAGTATAACAAAGCAATATTTGTGAGCTTTTAAAAACAGTTTTACCTCTTCAACTGTAAGACATCATTATTTGAGGCactagttatttattattctatttctgtgtttttgttAAAGATTTTTGCAAATACTATACAGTTTTCACTTGATTTTCTGTAGGTTTACTTTCATCTAAATTCCGGTTAGAGTCTTCAGTTTGTGCATTCGATGATACGGTAGGGTCATTACTTACAACTTCACTTTCACTATTGCCATTCTGATTTCGTTCATCAAGTTGTGACCTTGTATTTTCACTACTGTTATCATGTTCTGTATTTTCACTGATTGTGGGCACATCTTCAGAGGCGGCTGCTTTTTGAGCGGCTACAAGCGACGTGGATGATAATAGAATGGTGACCTGCTCGGGAGTGGGGCACGCTATCACTATTCTGTCCTCGGGCGTGAAGCCGCTTGTGCCGCTACTCAACAGTTGCTGCAGTTTCGATAGAGTCGCCACTATATTGTTCTGTCGACAAAAAGACACACTGTTAGCGAAATTA comes from the Nilaparvata lugens isolate BPH chromosome 1, ASM1435652v1, whole genome shotgun sequence genome and includes:
- the LOC111060017 gene encoding ionotropic receptor 21a; its protein translation is MFTNYLSLKVIIEQLLKTYPYPSVHGRLLITGRSMKVKGDIIKKRREQKCNNFVLLTKELEMVSDVLGKQPESRIIIVPLTSLWQLSSFLTSPISQNLVNMLILFDPSLTVEGLEARNNSKDITIYTHLLFTDSMGATVPKVMTVWRCDRLTQPKLNLFPNKFQSGFNGYRFRLSGAQQPPFVFRKKNQQSKSNADERITTWDGYEVRLLQLVSEALNFTFKIEEPADSGNASDRRVIKEVRNLRADIAIAGIPATADRMNEFSFSTVHSYDCANFITLTSTALPKYRAILGPFRLEVWICLILIYLFAIIPISFSARHTLKHLLEDPWEIENMFWYVFGTFTNCFTFIGRGSWTSGKHNATRLFVGTYWVFTIIITAAYTGCIIAFITLPAYPPVLDTAQQLLKANYRIGILNGSGWQAAFENSSDKVTDRLLKKADFVPNLALGLKNVSKAVYWKPYAFLGSKEEMKFMINTNYTPSSRHKKSLFHLSKECFVPLMVSAVFSKDAIYKHPLDVTIMRVIQSGLFMKLSRDVEWDQYRASTGKLMQVGSVI